Within the Leptotrichia sp. oral taxon 498 genome, the region CTAGTGGCTATGAAGTGTCTGATGCTGAATTTAAAAAATTAACTAAAATTCCAATAGTTGTATATTTTGGTGATAATATTCCAACTGAATTAACTGATAACTGGGGTTTAGATAATTGGAGAATAAGAGTAAATTTAGCTAAAAAATGGGAAAAAATGATGAATGAAGCAGGTGGAGATGTAAAAGTTGTAATGCTACCTGATATAGGAATAAAAGGAAGTACACACTTTATGATGGCAGATTTAAATAATAGAGAAGTAGCAAATGCCATGGAAAAATGGATGAAAGAAAAAGGATTAGCAAAATAAAAATAGCAGAGTAATAAAAGCACATGAAAATCTTGATAAAGTTCATGTGGAATTAAAAAATGCTAAAATAAATAATTTTGACTCTTAAAATAAAATTTGGAAAGAAAAGAATGAAAAAAATAAAAAAATATATATTAACTTTTATAATTTTTTTACTGGGAGGAAATTTAATTATGGCAAATTCAGTAAATAATCTAAGTATTACTAAAAAAGAAAATTTAAAATATATCAAAGCAGATCCAAAATATTTTTCAGGAGAAGCAGAGTTTGCAATCTTACCACAAATTGATATATCTAAGGATAGTGTTGCAATAGTAGATTTTGAAGTTGGAGTAGTTAACAATTGGCATTCACATTCAAAAGGGCAATATTTATATATAACTGAGGGAGAAGGTAGAGTTCAAGAATGGGGTAAGGAAATTCAATATGTAAAGAAAGGTGATGTTGTATGGATACCAGCAGATGTAAAACATTGGCATGGAGCTGGGGAAACAACTTCAATGTCCCACTTAGTAATAACACCTGATACTGAAAATAATACAACTACTTGGTTTGAAAAAGTTGAATTAAATGAAAAACCAACAGAAGAAAGATTGAAAATTTCTATTGAGAAACATAAACAAAATACTTCTTTGACAGAAAAACAACTAGCTATTGTTTCAATAGCAGCTAATACGGCAAAAGGAGATTTAAATAAATTAAAAGTAGCTTTGAATAAGGGATTAGATAAAGGTTTAACTATTAATGAAATAAGAGAAATTTTAAATCATCAATATGCTTATATAGGTTTTCCAAGAGCACTAAATGGAATGCTTACTTTAAATAAAGTGTTAGAAGAAAGAAAAGTTAATGGTAAAAAAGATATTGAAGGGAAAGTTCCTACAAATAAGGGGGATATAAATTACTATGAATATGGAACAGAAACTTTAAGTATTTTATCTCAAAGAGATAGCAGTGGATTATTACAAAATTTTGATGGAGTTGACTATGCTTTAAAGGCACATTTATTTGGTTATTTATTTAGTAGAGATAATTTAAACTATGTAAATAGAGAATTAACAACAGTTTCAACCATTTCCACAATATCAGGTGGAGAGGCACAATTAGCTTCACATGTTAATTTAATAAGTAATCTAGGAATTAAAAAAAGTGATTTAGAAAAAGTTGTAAATATTTTAAATAAAGAAGTTGATAGTGATTCATCTAATAGATTAAAAGGAGTTGTTGAAAAATGAAAAAAATGTTATTAGTAGCTTTATTTTTATTACAAATTGGAACTGGAAATTTATTATTTTCTGAAACAAATGAAAATAAAAATGTAGTTAAAAAAATTGAAAATACTGTAAATCAAAATACTAATACAATAGCTACAACAGAAAGTGGAAAAATACAAGGATTTATTCAAGATGAAATATATACTTACTTAGGCGTACCTTATGCAAGAGCCGAAAGATTTATGGCACCTAAAAAAGTAGAAAAATGGAATGGTATTAAACAAACTGTAACTTTTGGAACATATTTTTCACAAGGTGAGAGTATGGTTTCAAGTGGAGGTTGGTTTGCAGGACCTAAATTAGAGATGAGTGAAAATTCTCATAACTTAAATATATGGACTCCTGGTATAAAAGATGGAAAGAAAAGACCAGTAATGGTATGGTTACATGGTGGAGGTTTTAGAAGCGGTTCATCTGCTGAAAATTATATTTTTGATGGAAAAAATTTAAGTAAAAAAGGAGATGTAGTAGTAGTTTCTGTAAATCATAGATTAAATTCACTAGGTTTCTTAGATTTATCAGCTTATGGAGAAAAATATAAAAATTCTGCCAATGCTGGAATTATGGATTTAGTTGCTTCTCTTGAATGGATAAGAGATAACATAGAAGAATTTGGAGGAGATCCTAATAATGTAACTATATTTGGAGAGTCAGGAGGAGGAGCAAAAGTTTTAACTCTTATGGCAACACCAGCTGCAAAAGGTTTATTCCACAAAGCTATATCTGAAAGTGGTGCAGTGGAAGAAATGGGTATGACACTTTTACCTGAAAAAACAACTAGAAGAGTTGCAGAATTAACTCTTGAAAATTTAGGATTAAATGCAAAAAATGTAGATGAAATTCAAAAAATACCTTATGAAAAAGTTATGGAAGCAACAGAAAAAGCCTTAGCAAAAACAGCTGAGGAACAAGGTTATAAAAATGTTTTAACTGGACAACCAGGACTTGATTGGGCACCTAAATTAGATAGCTATATTCCAGTAGAACCTGTAGGAGAAAAATATTCAGAACAATCAAGAGATATTCCTTTATTAATAGGTACTAACTTAACAGAATGGGAAACAATGCCATTTGTATTATCAAATAATAAAGTTGAAAATAAAAATACTTTTACTAATGCAGAAATAAAAAAGAAAATGCAAGAAAAATATGGTGATAGAGCAGAAGCAATAGCGAAAGAATTTAAAAAGGCTTATCCAGAAAGAAAAGCAGTAGATGCACTTTATGTTGATGCTTTATTAAGAAAACAAACATTGAAAACAACAAGATTAAAAGCAGATCAAAATGGAGCACCAGTATATAGTTATATTTTTGCTTGGGATAATCCTATGATTGATGGTATGGCAATGTCTTTTCATACAGCAGAAATTCCATTTGTATTTAATAATATAGATAAAGTTGAAGGAACTTTAAAAGGTAGAGGAAAGGATGCCTATAAATTAGCAGGAAAAATTAGTCAAGCTTGGATAAATTTTGCAAGAACAGGGAATCCTAATGCAGAAGGTTTACCAAAATGGTTACCATATAATACTAAAAATGGAGCAGTTATGATTTTTGATGATAAGTCAGAAGTTAAATATAAACATGATGAGGAGTTAATGAAATTATTAGCACCTGACTATAATTTCTAAAATATTATGAGAAGACTGAGTATATTAATTTTAATTATTATTAACTTTTTCTATATAAAAACTATAGAAGCAAGTGTTGGAGGAGAAAAAATGTTAAAAAAAGAATACTTAAATAAAGATAGTACAATAAAAGAACTTTTAACTTATCCAAGTATAAAAGAGTTTTCAAAATTTATTTTACCTCTTGAACATGGTTACAATCCAAACTCAAAATTAAAAGATATAGCTTATTTATTACCATATCATAATAATATAAATACTGATACAACTTTAAAGAGTATTAATTATATAATTGATAGAAGTGAAAAGGGTGAAGAGATATTCTATAAAATTTATACCGATAAAGAAATAAAAGAAGATAAGAGCAAAGCAAATACAGGAATATTTTTCTTTAAAGGAAATAAAAATGCACCTTTTGCTATAATCAATGCGGGTGGAGGATTTTCCTATGTTGGTTCTATACATGAGGGTTTTCCTTATGCAATAGAATTAAATAAAAGAGGTTATAATGCTTTTGTTTTACAATATAGAGTTGAAGATGGTTATAGGGCAACTCAGGACCTAGCAAGAGCAATATCATATATAATTGAAAATAAAGATTTATTTGAAGTTGATATAAATAATTACTCTTTATGGGGAAGTTCAGCAGGAGCTAGGATGGTTGCAGCAATTGGCTCAAGAGGTTTAGTTTCTTTTGGAGAAAAAAATTATACTAAACCCAATACAATAGTTATGCTTTACACAGGATTAGCTAGTTTTACACTAAATGATCCTCCTACATTTATGGCAGTTGGTGACAGAGATGGAATTGCTAATCCAAGAGTTGTTGAAAATAGATTTAATGAAATGAAAAAAGCAGGCTTAAAAGTAGAATTTCATAAATATAAAAATGTAGAGCATGGCTTTGGATTAGGCATTGGAACTTCAGCAGAAAATTGGATAGATAGTGCTATAAAATTTTGGGAAAAGCAAAGTGTAAGATATGAAAAGTGACTAACTTATGGTTGAGGGTATGGCAATGTCTTTCCACACAGCAGAAATTCCATTTGTATTTAATAATATAGATAAGATTGAAGGACTTATAAAAGGTAGAGGAAAGGATGCCTATAAATTAGCAGGAAAAATTAGTCAAGTTTGGATAAATTTTGCAAGAACAGGGAATCCTAATGCAGAAGGTTTACCAAAATGGGAACCATATAATCGTAAAAATGGGACAATTATGATTTTTAACGATAAGTCAGAAATAAAACATAAACATGATGAAGAGTTAATGAGATTATTAGCACCTGGCTATAATTTCTAAAA harbors:
- a CDS encoding cupin domain-containing carboxymuconolactone decarboxylase family protein — its product is MANSVNNLSITKKENLKYIKADPKYFSGEAEFAILPQIDISKDSVAIVDFEVGVVNNWHSHSKGQYLYITEGEGRVQEWGKEIQYVKKGDVVWIPADVKHWHGAGETTSMSHLVITPDTENNTTTWFEKVELNEKPTEERLKISIEKHKQNTSLTEKQLAIVSIAANTAKGDLNKLKVALNKGLDKGLTINEIREILNHQYAYIGFPRALNGMLTLNKVLEERKVNGKKDIEGKVPTNKGDINYYEYGTETLSILSQRDSSGLLQNFDGVDYALKAHLFGYLFSRDNLNYVNRELTTVSTISTISGGEAQLASHVNLISNLGIKKSDLEKVVNILNKEVDSDSSNRLKGVVEK
- a CDS encoding carboxylesterase/lipase family protein; protein product: MKKMLLVALFLLQIGTGNLLFSETNENKNVVKKIENTVNQNTNTIATTESGKIQGFIQDEIYTYLGVPYARAERFMAPKKVEKWNGIKQTVTFGTYFSQGESMVSSGGWFAGPKLEMSENSHNLNIWTPGIKDGKKRPVMVWLHGGGFRSGSSAENYIFDGKNLSKKGDVVVVSVNHRLNSLGFLDLSAYGEKYKNSANAGIMDLVASLEWIRDNIEEFGGDPNNVTIFGESGGGAKVLTLMATPAAKGLFHKAISESGAVEEMGMTLLPEKTTRRVAELTLENLGLNAKNVDEIQKIPYEKVMEATEKALAKTAEEQGYKNVLTGQPGLDWAPKLDSYIPVEPVGEKYSEQSRDIPLLIGTNLTEWETMPFVLSNNKVENKNTFTNAEIKKKMQEKYGDRAEAIAKEFKKAYPERKAVDALYVDALLRKQTLKTTRLKADQNGAPVYSYIFAWDNPMIDGMAMSFHTAEIPFVFNNIDKVEGTLKGRGKDAYKLAGKISQAWINFARTGNPNAEGLPKWLPYNTKNGAVMIFDDKSEVKYKHDEELMKLLAPDYNF
- a CDS encoding alpha/beta hydrolase, encoding MLKKEYLNKDSTIKELLTYPSIKEFSKFILPLEHGYNPNSKLKDIAYLLPYHNNINTDTTLKSINYIIDRSEKGEEIFYKIYTDKEIKEDKSKANTGIFFFKGNKNAPFAIINAGGGFSYVGSIHEGFPYAIELNKRGYNAFVLQYRVEDGYRATQDLARAISYIIENKDLFEVDINNYSLWGSSAGARMVAAIGSRGLVSFGEKNYTKPNTIVMLYTGLASFTLNDPPTFMAVGDRDGIANPRVVENRFNEMKKAGLKVEFHKYKNVEHGFGLGIGTSAENWIDSAIKFWEKQSVRYEK
- a CDS encoding carboxylesterase family protein, which translates into the protein MVEGMAMSFHTAEIPFVFNNIDKIEGLIKGRGKDAYKLAGKISQVWINFARTGNPNAEGLPKWEPYNRKNGTIMIFNDKSEIKHKHDEELMRLLAPGYNF